From Dermochelys coriacea isolate rDerCor1 chromosome 8, rDerCor1.pri.v4, whole genome shotgun sequence, the proteins below share one genomic window:
- the CLK4 gene encoding dual specificity protein kinase CLK4 isoform X1 codes for MRHSKRSHCFEWDDRKSWDQGKHSAPHKRKKRSHSSVQESKPYKSHHLEVSDRSINERDHHDRRYVEEYRNDFCEVYDHRHYHRDYEKSHHHYYSKSSGRSRKSSHKRKHKRHHCSSHHSHSKSHRRKGSRSVEDDEEGHLVCESGDVLRARYEIIAMLGEGAFGKVVECIDHNMRGMHVAVKIVKNVSRYREAARSEIQVLEYLNTMDPSSMFRCVQMLEWFDHHGHVCIVFELLGLSTYDFIKENSFLPFHINDIRQMAYQICQSVNFLHHNKLTHTDLKPENILFVESDYVVKYNSKMKRDERTLKNTDIKVVDFGSATFDNEHHSTLVSTRHYRAPEVILALGWSQPCDVWSIGCILIEYYLGLTVFQTHDSKEHLAMMERMLGPLPTHMIKKSRYQSKLRTSHSLFEAFGSLTCQSCKYSLNVCFSGLNAKENRVINLCCQYSAIAIDKVFSCMYVSWKIKLFLNPGIEGYEYRRISIHHFYAVS; via the exons ATGCGGCATTCAAAACGAAGTCATTGCTTTGAGTGGGATGATAGAAAAAGCTGGGATCAAGGGAAGCATAGTGCTCCGCATAAACGCAAAAAGAGGTCCCACAGCAGTGTACAAGAAAGCAAACCCTATAAATCACATCATCTTGAAGTTTCAGACAG ATCCATAAATGAGAGAGATCATCACGACCGGAGATATGTTGAGGAATACAGAAATGACTTCTGTGAAGTATATGACCACAGGCATTATCACAGAGACTATGAAAAGAGTCACCATCACTACTATAGCAAATCCTCTGGTCGGAGCAGGAAAAGTAGTCATAAAAGAAAGCATAAGAGACATCATTGCTCCAGTCACCATTCACATTCG AAGAGTCACCGAAGGAAAGGATCCAGGAGTGTAGAGGATGATGAGGAGGGTCACCTGGTCTGTGAAAGTGGAGACGTACTAAGAGCAAGAT atGAAATTATTGCCATGTTAGGGGAAGGGGCATTTGGAAAAGTAGTGGAATGCATTGATCACAATAT GAGAGGAATGCATGTAGCAGTTAAAATTGTGAAAAATGTTAGTAGATACCGTGAGGCAGCCCGTTCAGAAATACAGGTATTGGAGTATTTAAACACCATGGATCCCAGCAGCATGTT ccgCTGTGTCCAGATGCTGGAATGGTTTGATCATCATGGTCATGTTTGCATTGTGTTTGAGCTGCTGGGACTTAGTACCTATgactttattaaagaaaacagcttTTTGCCGTTTCATATTAATGACATTAGACAGATGGCATATCAGATTTGCCAGTCTGTAAATT TTTTGCATCATAATAAGTTGACTCATACAGATCTGAagcctgaaaatattttgtttgtggaGTCTGACTATGTAGTAAAGTACAACTCTAAAATG AAGCGGGATGAACGCACACTAAAAAATACAGACATCAAAGTTGTAGATTTTGGAAGCGCAACTTTTGATAATGAACATCACAGCACTTTAGTGTCTACAAGACATTACAGAGCTCCTGAAGTTATTTTAG CGCTGGGGTGGTCACAGCCCTGTGATGTTTGGAGTATAGGTTGCATTCTAATTGAATATTACCTTGGTCTTACGGTATTTCAG acACATGATAGTAAAGAACACTTGGCAATGATGGAGAGAATGTTAGGACCTCTACCAACTCACATGATTAAGAAATCAAG GTACCAGTCTAAGCTGAGGACAAGTCATTCTCTCTTTGAAGCTTTTGGCTCTCTAACTTGTCAGTCGTGTAAATATagtttaaatgtttgttttagtgGTTTGAATGCCAAAGAAAACAGAGTAATTAACCTGTGTTGTCAGTATTCTGCTATAGCAATAGATAAGGTTTTCTCATGCATGTATGTTAGCTGGAAAATAAAGCTGTTTTTGAATCCAGGTATAGAAGGATATGAATATAGAAGGATAAGTATACATCATTTTTATGCTGTTTCATAA
- the CLK4 gene encoding dual specificity protein kinase CLK4 isoform X3, whose protein sequence is MRHSKRSHCFEWDDRKSWDQGKHSAPHKRKKRSHSSVQESKPYKSHHLEVSDSHYLDDRSINERDHHDRRYVEEYRNDFCEVYDHRHYHRDYEKSHHHYYSKSSGRSRKSSHKRKHKRHHCSSHHSHSKSHRRKGSRSVEDDEEGHLVCESGDVLRARYEIIAMLGEGAFGKVVECIDHNMRGMHVAVKIVKNVSRYREAARSEIQVLEYLNTMDPSSMFRCVQMLEWFDHHGHVCIVFELLGLSTYDFIKENSFLPFHINDIRQMAYQICQSVNFLHHNKLTHTDLKPENILFVESDYVVKYNSKMKRDERTLKNTDIKVVDFGSATFDNEHHSTLVSTRHYRAPEVILALGWSQPCDVWSIGCILIEYYLGLTVFQTHDSKEHLAMMERMLGPLPTHMIKKSRKCYFQHDQLDWDEHSSAGRYVRRRCKPLKELMHCHDSDHQNLFDLVRRMLEYDPAKRITLDEALQHPFFDLLKNK, encoded by the exons ATGCGGCATTCAAAACGAAGTCATTGCTTTGAGTGGGATGATAGAAAAAGCTGGGATCAAGGGAAGCATAGTGCTCCGCATAAACGCAAAAAGAGGTCCCACAGCAGTGTACAAGAAAGCAAACCCTATAAATCACATCATCTTGAAGTTTCAGACAG TCATTATTTGGATGATAGATCCATAAATGAGAGAGATCATCACGACCGGAGATATGTTGAGGAATACAGAAATGACTTCTGTGAAGTATATGACCACAGGCATTATCACAGAGACTATGAAAAGAGTCACCATCACTACTATAGCAAATCCTCTGGTCGGAGCAGGAAAAGTAGTCATAAAAGAAAGCATAAGAGACATCATTGCTCCAGTCACCATTCACATTCG AAGAGTCACCGAAGGAAAGGATCCAGGAGTGTAGAGGATGATGAGGAGGGTCACCTGGTCTGTGAAAGTGGAGACGTACTAAGAGCAAGAT atGAAATTATTGCCATGTTAGGGGAAGGGGCATTTGGAAAAGTAGTGGAATGCATTGATCACAATAT GAGAGGAATGCATGTAGCAGTTAAAATTGTGAAAAATGTTAGTAGATACCGTGAGGCAGCCCGTTCAGAAATACAGGTATTGGAGTATTTAAACACCATGGATCCCAGCAGCATGTT ccgCTGTGTCCAGATGCTGGAATGGTTTGATCATCATGGTCATGTTTGCATTGTGTTTGAGCTGCTGGGACTTAGTACCTATgactttattaaagaaaacagcttTTTGCCGTTTCATATTAATGACATTAGACAGATGGCATATCAGATTTGCCAGTCTGTAAATT TTTTGCATCATAATAAGTTGACTCATACAGATCTGAagcctgaaaatattttgtttgtggaGTCTGACTATGTAGTAAAGTACAACTCTAAAATG AAGCGGGATGAACGCACACTAAAAAATACAGACATCAAAGTTGTAGATTTTGGAAGCGCAACTTTTGATAATGAACATCACAGCACTTTAGTGTCTACAAGACATTACAGAGCTCCTGAAGTTATTTTAG CGCTGGGGTGGTCACAGCCCTGTGATGTTTGGAGTATAGGTTGCATTCTAATTGAATATTACCTTGGTCTTACGGTATTTCAG acACATGATAGTAAAGAACACTTGGCAATGATGGAGAGAATGTTAGGACCTCTACCAACTCACATGATTAAGAAATCAAG AAAATGCTATTTTCAGCATGATCAATTGGACTGGGATGAACATAGTTCTGCAGGTCGATATGTTAGGAGACGCTGTAAACCAttaaag gaaTTAATGCATTGTCATGACTCAGATCATCAGAATCTATTTGACCTTGTTCGCAGAATGTTGGAATATGATCCAGCCAAAAGAATTACTCTTGATGAAGCCTTGCAGCATCCTTTCTTTgacttattaaaaaataaataa
- the CLK4 gene encoding dual specificity protein kinase CLK4 isoform X5, whose amino-acid sequence MRHSKRSHCFEWDDRKSWDQGKHSAPHKRKKRSHSSVQESKPYKSHHLEVSDSHYLDDRSINERDHHDRRYVEEYRNDFCEVYDHRHYHRDYEKSHHHYYSKSSGRSRKSSHKRKHKRHHCSSHHSHSKSHRRKGSRSVEDDEEGHLVCESGDVLRARYEIIAMLGEGAFGKVVECIDHNMRGMHVAVKIVKNVSRYREAARSEIQVLEYLNTMDPSSMFRCVQMLEWFDHHGHVCIVFELLGLSTYDFIKENSFLPFHINDIRQMAYQICQSVNFLHHNKLTHTDLKPENILFVESDYVVKYNSKMKRDERTLKNTDIKVVDFGSATFDNEHHSTLVSTRHYRAPEVILALGWSQPCDVWSIGCILIEYYLGLTVFQTHDSKEHLAMMERMLGPLPTHMIKKSRKCYFQHDQLDWDEHSSAGRYVRRRCKPLKELMHCHDSDHQNLFDLVRRMLEYDPAKRITLDEALQHPFFDLLKNK is encoded by the exons ATGCGGCATTCAAAACGAAGTCATTGCTTTGAGTGGGATGATAGAAAAAGCTGGGATCAAGGGAAGCATAGTGCTCCGCATAAACGCAAAAAGAGGTCCCACAGCAGTGTACAAGAAAGCAAACCCTATAAATCACATCATCTTGAAGTTTCAGACA GTCATTATTTGGATGATAGATCCATAAATGAGAGAGATCATCACGACCGGAGATATGTTGAGGAATACAGAAATGACTTCTGTGAAGTATATGACCACAGGCATTATCACAGAGACTATGAAAAGAGTCACCATCACTACTATAGCAAATCCTCTGGTCGGAGCAGGAAAAGTAGTCATAAAAGAAAGCATAAGAGACATCATTGCTCCAGTCACCATTCACATTCG AAGAGTCACCGAAGGAAAGGATCCAGGAGTGTAGAGGATGATGAGGAGGGTCACCTGGTCTGTGAAAGTGGAGACGTACTAAGAGCAAGAT atGAAATTATTGCCATGTTAGGGGAAGGGGCATTTGGAAAAGTAGTGGAATGCATTGATCACAATAT GAGAGGAATGCATGTAGCAGTTAAAATTGTGAAAAATGTTAGTAGATACCGTGAGGCAGCCCGTTCAGAAATACAGGTATTGGAGTATTTAAACACCATGGATCCCAGCAGCATGTT ccgCTGTGTCCAGATGCTGGAATGGTTTGATCATCATGGTCATGTTTGCATTGTGTTTGAGCTGCTGGGACTTAGTACCTATgactttattaaagaaaacagcttTTTGCCGTTTCATATTAATGACATTAGACAGATGGCATATCAGATTTGCCAGTCTGTAAATT TTTTGCATCATAATAAGTTGACTCATACAGATCTGAagcctgaaaatattttgtttgtggaGTCTGACTATGTAGTAAAGTACAACTCTAAAATG AAGCGGGATGAACGCACACTAAAAAATACAGACATCAAAGTTGTAGATTTTGGAAGCGCAACTTTTGATAATGAACATCACAGCACTTTAGTGTCTACAAGACATTACAGAGCTCCTGAAGTTATTTTAG CGCTGGGGTGGTCACAGCCCTGTGATGTTTGGAGTATAGGTTGCATTCTAATTGAATATTACCTTGGTCTTACGGTATTTCAG acACATGATAGTAAAGAACACTTGGCAATGATGGAGAGAATGTTAGGACCTCTACCAACTCACATGATTAAGAAATCAAG AAAATGCTATTTTCAGCATGATCAATTGGACTGGGATGAACATAGTTCTGCAGGTCGATATGTTAGGAGACGCTGTAAACCAttaaag gaaTTAATGCATTGTCATGACTCAGATCATCAGAATCTATTTGACCTTGTTCGCAGAATGTTGGAATATGATCCAGCCAAAAGAATTACTCTTGATGAAGCCTTGCAGCATCCTTTCTTTgacttattaaaaaataaataa
- the CLK4 gene encoding dual specificity protein kinase CLK4 isoform X2 gives MQSTNNRSSLLDFSGWQIGFKFVSFMLVCFKDMEADHWCIRKKGSINERDHHDRRYVEEYRNDFCEVYDHRHYHRDYEKSHHHYYSKSSGRSRKSSHKRKHKRHHCSSHHSHSKSHRRKGSRSVEDDEEGHLVCESGDVLRARYEIIAMLGEGAFGKVVECIDHNMRGMHVAVKIVKNVSRYREAARSEIQVLEYLNTMDPSSMFRCVQMLEWFDHHGHVCIVFELLGLSTYDFIKENSFLPFHINDIRQMAYQICQSVNFLHHNKLTHTDLKPENILFVESDYVVKYNSKMKRDERTLKNTDIKVVDFGSATFDNEHHSTLVSTRHYRAPEVILALGWSQPCDVWSIGCILIEYYLGLTVFQTHDSKEHLAMMERMLGPLPTHMIKKSRYQSKLRTSHSLFEAFGSLTCQSCKYSLNVCFSGLNAKENRVINLCCQYSAIAIDKVFSCMYVSWKIKLFLNPGIEGYEYRRISIHHFYAVS, from the exons ATGCAGAGTACTAATAACAGGAGCTCCCTTTTAGATTTTTCAGGGTGGCAAATTGGTTTTAAGTTTGTGTCTTTTATGCTTGTGTGTTTTAAGGACATGGAAGCGGATCATTGGTGTATACGAAAGAAAGG ATCCATAAATGAGAGAGATCATCACGACCGGAGATATGTTGAGGAATACAGAAATGACTTCTGTGAAGTATATGACCACAGGCATTATCACAGAGACTATGAAAAGAGTCACCATCACTACTATAGCAAATCCTCTGGTCGGAGCAGGAAAAGTAGTCATAAAAGAAAGCATAAGAGACATCATTGCTCCAGTCACCATTCACATTCG AAGAGTCACCGAAGGAAAGGATCCAGGAGTGTAGAGGATGATGAGGAGGGTCACCTGGTCTGTGAAAGTGGAGACGTACTAAGAGCAAGAT atGAAATTATTGCCATGTTAGGGGAAGGGGCATTTGGAAAAGTAGTGGAATGCATTGATCACAATAT GAGAGGAATGCATGTAGCAGTTAAAATTGTGAAAAATGTTAGTAGATACCGTGAGGCAGCCCGTTCAGAAATACAGGTATTGGAGTATTTAAACACCATGGATCCCAGCAGCATGTT ccgCTGTGTCCAGATGCTGGAATGGTTTGATCATCATGGTCATGTTTGCATTGTGTTTGAGCTGCTGGGACTTAGTACCTATgactttattaaagaaaacagcttTTTGCCGTTTCATATTAATGACATTAGACAGATGGCATATCAGATTTGCCAGTCTGTAAATT TTTTGCATCATAATAAGTTGACTCATACAGATCTGAagcctgaaaatattttgtttgtggaGTCTGACTATGTAGTAAAGTACAACTCTAAAATG AAGCGGGATGAACGCACACTAAAAAATACAGACATCAAAGTTGTAGATTTTGGAAGCGCAACTTTTGATAATGAACATCACAGCACTTTAGTGTCTACAAGACATTACAGAGCTCCTGAAGTTATTTTAG CGCTGGGGTGGTCACAGCCCTGTGATGTTTGGAGTATAGGTTGCATTCTAATTGAATATTACCTTGGTCTTACGGTATTTCAG acACATGATAGTAAAGAACACTTGGCAATGATGGAGAGAATGTTAGGACCTCTACCAACTCACATGATTAAGAAATCAAG GTACCAGTCTAAGCTGAGGACAAGTCATTCTCTCTTTGAAGCTTTTGGCTCTCTAACTTGTCAGTCGTGTAAATATagtttaaatgtttgttttagtgGTTTGAATGCCAAAGAAAACAGAGTAATTAACCTGTGTTGTCAGTATTCTGCTATAGCAATAGATAAGGTTTTCTCATGCATGTATGTTAGCTGGAAAATAAAGCTGTTTTTGAATCCAGGTATAGAAGGATATGAATATAGAAGGATAAGTATACATCATTTTTATGCTGTTTCATAA
- the CLK4 gene encoding dual specificity protein kinase CLK4 isoform X4: MEADHWCIRKKGSINERDHHDRRYVEEYRNDFCEVYDHRHYHRDYEKSHHHYYSKSSGRSRKSSHKRKHKRHHCSSHHSHSKSHRRKGSRSVEDDEEGHLVCESGDVLRARYEIIAMLGEGAFGKVVECIDHNMRGMHVAVKIVKNVSRYREAARSEIQVLEYLNTMDPSSMFRCVQMLEWFDHHGHVCIVFELLGLSTYDFIKENSFLPFHINDIRQMAYQICQSVNFLHHNKLTHTDLKPENILFVESDYVVKYNSKMKRDERTLKNTDIKVVDFGSATFDNEHHSTLVSTRHYRAPEVILALGWSQPCDVWSIGCILIEYYLGLTVFQTHDSKEHLAMMERMLGPLPTHMIKKSRYQSKLRTSHSLFEAFGSLTCQSCKYSLNVCFSGLNAKENRVINLCCQYSAIAIDKVFSCMYVSWKIKLFLNPGIEGYEYRRISIHHFYAVS; this comes from the exons ATGGAAGCGGATCATTGGTGTATACGAAAGAAAGG ATCCATAAATGAGAGAGATCATCACGACCGGAGATATGTTGAGGAATACAGAAATGACTTCTGTGAAGTATATGACCACAGGCATTATCACAGAGACTATGAAAAGAGTCACCATCACTACTATAGCAAATCCTCTGGTCGGAGCAGGAAAAGTAGTCATAAAAGAAAGCATAAGAGACATCATTGCTCCAGTCACCATTCACATTCG AAGAGTCACCGAAGGAAAGGATCCAGGAGTGTAGAGGATGATGAGGAGGGTCACCTGGTCTGTGAAAGTGGAGACGTACTAAGAGCAAGAT atGAAATTATTGCCATGTTAGGGGAAGGGGCATTTGGAAAAGTAGTGGAATGCATTGATCACAATAT GAGAGGAATGCATGTAGCAGTTAAAATTGTGAAAAATGTTAGTAGATACCGTGAGGCAGCCCGTTCAGAAATACAGGTATTGGAGTATTTAAACACCATGGATCCCAGCAGCATGTT ccgCTGTGTCCAGATGCTGGAATGGTTTGATCATCATGGTCATGTTTGCATTGTGTTTGAGCTGCTGGGACTTAGTACCTATgactttattaaagaaaacagcttTTTGCCGTTTCATATTAATGACATTAGACAGATGGCATATCAGATTTGCCAGTCTGTAAATT TTTTGCATCATAATAAGTTGACTCATACAGATCTGAagcctgaaaatattttgtttgtggaGTCTGACTATGTAGTAAAGTACAACTCTAAAATG AAGCGGGATGAACGCACACTAAAAAATACAGACATCAAAGTTGTAGATTTTGGAAGCGCAACTTTTGATAATGAACATCACAGCACTTTAGTGTCTACAAGACATTACAGAGCTCCTGAAGTTATTTTAG CGCTGGGGTGGTCACAGCCCTGTGATGTTTGGAGTATAGGTTGCATTCTAATTGAATATTACCTTGGTCTTACGGTATTTCAG acACATGATAGTAAAGAACACTTGGCAATGATGGAGAGAATGTTAGGACCTCTACCAACTCACATGATTAAGAAATCAAG GTACCAGTCTAAGCTGAGGACAAGTCATTCTCTCTTTGAAGCTTTTGGCTCTCTAACTTGTCAGTCGTGTAAATATagtttaaatgtttgttttagtgGTTTGAATGCCAAAGAAAACAGAGTAATTAACCTGTGTTGTCAGTATTCTGCTATAGCAATAGATAAGGTTTTCTCATGCATGTATGTTAGCTGGAAAATAAAGCTGTTTTTGAATCCAGGTATAGAAGGATATGAATATAGAAGGATAAGTATACATCATTTTTATGCTGTTTCATAA